ATTGTCACCGTCGGGGCCGTCCCGGCCTATGCGCAAGCGCCCAGGTATCTGGGCAACGGCGGCAAGGTCATCATGGTCGGCATGCCCCATTCCGGGGCCAAGGCAGAGTATGAACCCGTCATCCTGGCCGCGACCGGTCAGGGCATGGTCGGATCGAAGATGGGAGACGTCGTGATCCAGCGCGACATTCCATGGATGGTCGACCTGTATCAGCAGGGGCGATTGCAACTGGACAGCCTGATTTCGGGCCGTTGGTCGCTGGACCAGATCAACGACGCCATCGCCGACACCAAGACCGGCACGGCACGGCGGAACGTCATCCTGTTCGACAGGTAGAAGGGGGCCAGCCCCGCCCTGCGCCGCCGCCGCCCAGTATTTTTTTAAACGGAAAAGAGGGACCAAAGATGCAACTGAAGGACCTCGATATCATCGTGACCGCCCCGCCTGCGCCGGGTTGGGGTGGGCGGTACTGGTGCCTTGTCAAGGTGACGACCGACACCGGGATTGTGGGATGGGGCGAATGCTATGCCTCGTCCGTGGGGCCGGATGCCATGCGCGCCGTGATCACGGACGTGTTTGAACGGCACATGGCGGGCGAAAACCCCGAGAACGTCGAACTGATGTTTCGCCGCGCTTATTCCTCGGGCTTTACCCAGCGGCCGGATCTGACAGTCATGGGGGCGTTTTCCGGGCTCGAGATTGCATGCTGGGACATTCTGGGCAAGGCACGCGAGCGGCCCGTATGGGCGCTGTTGGGCGGAAAGATGAATGACCGCATTCGCGCCTATACCTATCTTTATCCCCTGCCCCATCACGGGCTGGACGCGTTCTGGACCTCGCCCGTGTTGGCGGCGGAGGCCGCGCTTGACTGTGTGGACCGTGGCTATACCGCGGTAAAGTTTGACCCGGCGGGCCCTTACACTCTGCGCGGGGGTCACATGCCGGGGATGCGCGACATCTCGCAATCCGTCGCGTTCTGCAAGACCATCCGCGAGGCGGTGGGCGACAGGGCCGATCTGCTGTTTGGCACGCATGGGCAGTTCACCACCGCAGGGGCGATCCGTTTGGGCCAGGCACTGGAACCCTATTCCCCGCTCTGGTTCGAAGAACCCATTCCGCCGGACGCCGTTGAGGAGATGGCCAAGGTGGCCCGTGCGGTGCGTATCCCGGTGGCAACAGGCGAACGGTTGACCACCAAGGCCGAATTCGCGCCTGTCCTGCGCAGCGGGGCCGCGACGATCCTGCAACCGGCTCTGGGCCGCGCGGGCGGTATCTGGGAGATGAAGAAGGTGGCCGCCTTGGCCGAGGTTTATAACGCACAGATGGCCCCGCATCTGTACGCGGGACCGGTGGAATGGGCGGCCAACGTCCATCTGGCCACTTCCATCCCCAACCTGCTGATGTGCGAAACAATCGAAACACCGTTTCATGACCAGTTGATCAAGGGCAGCATCCGCGTCGAGAACGGGTTCATCACGCCCCCCGAAGCGCCCGGGCTGGGTATAGAAGTGGACGAAGACCTGGCGCGCGCGCACCCCTACACCGGTGATGGTCTGCACCTGCAGATGCAGGAGGCGCCCTGCGATTACGAACGTGGCAACAGCTTTGAAGGCGGTGCGCCTGCGCCGCGTGACTAGCGGATCAGGCGCACTGCTGCGACCGCGACATCGGCGTCCATCTCGCGTCCGATGGCCAGGATGCCGATGCGCCGCAATCCCGCTGGATCGAAAACCGCCTCAGTCCGATGCGGCTTGAATGCAGTGAACGGCAGGTCGATGGTGGTCCACACGGCGGGCGCCGTGAACGTGGTCCGAAAGGACTGCCACGGCCGGGTAAGCGCATCGGTGCGCAGCCTCAGGTCATACTCCGCGCCATTGCCAAAAACATCAAGCGCGATACCGGTGTAACCGCTTGCGTCAAAGGGTTCGCCCCCTGCCAGATCAAAGGCGATCTGCACAAAGCCGCCATTGTTGTCGAGCGACACGGTGCCAGTCAGCCGCGTCGCCGCGCGCCCGGCCAGCGCAACTTCCCGCGCCTGCCCGCGCGACACACCGCCCATCACCGTGTCGGCCACATACTCCCATTCGGGGGTCAGTTCGAAATCATCCGCCATGACAGGCTGACATAGCAGCGCAACGGCGATTGCCCAGCGGATCACGTGCGCGCAGCCTCGAACGCGGCCCAGACGGTTTCGAACTGTTCAAAGTCAATCTGCTTGCCCTTCACCGCATCAAATACGATCTTTTCCGACCGCATCAGCGTGGCGATGGCATCCGCCAGCGCCGGGATCACATCCGCAGGGACCACCACGGCCCCGTGCCGGTCGGCATGCACCAGATCACCCGGGCGGATGTCGAGCCCGTGGATACGCACCGGCTGGTCATAGTCGATCACATGTACAAAACCGTGGCTGGGGCCGATGGACCCGGCCACCACCGGATACCCGTCCGCCAGATCACCAAGGTCCCGCATCACCCCATCCGTCAGCGTTCCGGCCAGGCCAAACGCCTTGTGGATATTGGTGTTCACCTCGCCCCAATAGGCACCGATGGCATTTGGCACGTCGAGGTCCTGCACCACGCAAACGGACGGGCGCGGGCCTTCTGACATGTACCTGTAGTAGGCCATGCGCCGCGCCTTGATCACGTCCGGGGCCTCGGTCGGCGGGGCAAGCGCGCGGATGCGGGCCGTGCGCGCATAGCCGACGATCACCCCATCCGGATCGGAGGCAAGCATCGTACCACGGGTAAACGCGTTGAACCCCCGCTTGCCCTGCGCAACTTCGATGGCGTTGCAGACCGTGGGGGTGTCGACCGACCGCAAAAGGTCGTGCAGGGCGTTGTCCATGGCCTAGCCCTTTGCCATGGCCGCGCCTTCGGACAGCGCGGTCAGTTTTGCATAGGCGATCTCGGGGTCCACGGACCCAAAGCCTGCGAAGGTCCCAAAGCCGCAGTCGCTGCCCGCGATCACGCGGTCCGCGCCCACGATATCTGTGAACCTGTCGATGCGCTGGCGCACAACTTCGGGGTGTTCGACAAAGTTGGTGGTGGTATCGACCACGCCCGGCACCAGAACCTTGTCATCGGGGATTTCGGACTTGCGGTCACGGAACACGGTCCATTCGTGCGCATGGCGCGGGTTCGAGGTCTCGAACAGGACATAGCGCGCCTTGGTCGCCATCAGCGTCGGGAACACCGTGTCCATGGGAACGTCGCAGGTATGCGGCCCCTCGTAATTGCCCCAGCAGATATGCACCCGCACCTTTTCGGCGGGCACATCCGCCAGCGCGTGATTCAGCGCCTCGACATGGGCGTCCGCGATCTTGAGAAATTCCGCATCGCTCAGGTCATTGAACAGCATGTGACGCGACAGGGCCAGATCCGGGCAATCCAGTTGCAGGTCCAGACCCGCGCCGACGATGGTTTCGTATTCCGCCTTCATCGCATCGGCGAGGGCTGCCAGATAGGCATCGCGGGTCGGGTAGAAATCGTTTTGCAGGAACAGGGAAATCACGCCGGGCGAGGCCGCGTTCATGAACCCGCGATCCACGCCATGCTTCGCCATCGCCGCCTTGAGGTTGGCAATGTCCTTTTCCAGCTCGCCCTGCCCCTTGCTGCGCACGTCGCCCGTGCACATCGGTCGGGCATATTGGGGCGTGCCGCCATCGTCGGCCAGCCGCTTGAGGAAGCTTGGAAACTGCTTGAGGTCGGCGGGCGCGTTGCGCGGGCTGTCGCCGGAAAAGCCGGTATACCGGTCTTTGACATAGGTGGCATAGCTGATCTTGGACGTCTCGCCATCGCTGACGATGTCCACGCCTGCCGCAACCTGCCTGGCCACGGTATCATCCACGGCGTCCGCCATCGCGGCGTCGAACGCCACCTGGTCATAGGCCTCTTCCCGTTCGCGGGCAAAGATGAAGTCGACGACCTTCTGCGTGCGGGGCAAGGACCCGACATGGGTGGTGGTCACGGGCATTCTAGGTCTCCTTCAGATCTTGCGCGCCATCAGGACGGAATGGCGGTTCGTTTCAGGGTCTTCGGCCAGAAAGCCGGTCAGACGCAGGCCGTTGGCCTCAAAGCATGTGGCATATTCGGCAGGCGACAGCGAGGCATGATAAACAGGTTCGTCTCCGACGGTGCCCTGCGCCTCGCCCGCGTCGGGGCCCACGGTCAGCATCAGGACACCGCCGGTCACAAGGTGCCGGGCCATGCGCGCGATGCACGTGCGCTGCGCCTCCGCCGTCAGGTGGAAAAAGCTGTTCCAGGCGATGATGCCGTCAAACACCTCGCCCAGATCAAAGTCGCGCATGTCGGCCTGGCGCCAATCGCCATCGGGCCAGCGGGTGCGCGCGATGTTCAGCATGGGTTCGGAAAAATCGACACCCGTCACCACGAACCCTTCGGCCTTGAACCAGCGTGCGATGGGTTCACCCGTACCACAGCCAAGGTCCAGGACACGCGCACCGTCCGGCAGCCCTGCGGCAAAGCGCGCCAGCCAGCGCGCCTCGAACAGGGCGCGCGAGCGTTGGGCGTCATAGACCGCCGCCTGACGGTCATAGACGCCCTGAATATCGTCGGGCGTGCCGCTCATCCCATCCACGTTGGGCCGGCAGGATCTTCGGTGCCGACGATATGATACAGGGATGCCTCGCCCGTCATCGAGGGCACAGCATTGTGGGCCAGGTTCTCAGGCACGCTCATGGTGTCGCCGGGGGCCAGCGTGGTGCTGCCGCCCTCCCATGTGACCTTCCAGTGTCCGCGCATGGGCATCAGGACCGATGGCGTGTCGTGGCTGTGCATGTCCTCAGACGCGCTTGATCTTGTGATCAGGTCCACTTCGAATCCCGGCTTGTCACGGATGATCCCCGTCTCACCTATCACCTTGCACGGCGTGTCCTTGGCCAATGCCACCATGTCCCAATACCGACGCACGCCGTAGCCCACCACCTGCATCGGGGTCATCTCCGGGAACTCGTTCAGCGCCTCGTCGCTGAGCAGCGGCATGGGACCTATGCCCTCAGGCAGGCTCTCGCCCTTCTTGCTGTCGTAAAGGCTGCCGTTTTCACCAAGCACCAGGCCATGGGCGCTGGCATCCTCGATCACCTGCGGGGCCCAGATCACACCGCCACCGGCATCGTCACCGCCAAGAATCGCCATGATCATCCCGTAATCCGTGCCGATATTTTCAAACCCGCGGAAGATGCCCGTGGGGATGTTGATGATGTCGCCCTCTTCCAGCACCACCTCGCCCGCGTCGCCCCAACGGCCCCAGAAGAACCGCCAGCGGCCCGACAGGACAAAGAACACCTCGGCCGTGCGGTGGCTGTGCAGGCTGTTGCGGCATTTGGGGGGCTGGCCCGCCGCCCCGATGTTGAAACCGTGGGGGATGCCGATGTGCACATGCTGATCGGGGGATTCCGACACACCACCGCCGATGATTGTGAAGTTTTCCTTCTGGTCCGACCCCGGCGTGTGCGCGTCGATGAACGCGGTCTTGCAGGGCATCAATTCGCCGTAACGCACGATGCGCGGCTCCATCTCGGCGGGGGTCATTGGGTGGTCCTTTCAAATGGAAGTGTTGGATCGGGCAGCGCGGTGCCCGGTGTGGACTGAGTGACATCGGCGTGGATCCAGACCATACGGTCCACGAACCAGACCTTGGGCAGGATGGTCGCGATCAGGCCCAGCACCGTGGCCCACGGGTTCAGAACGATCAGCCCATAGATCAGGGGCAATGCGCCCATCGCCGACAGCGCCGTCAGCACATGTGCCGCGCGGATATGATGCGGGGCGACGTCGTATTCGGCACGTGCAAGGAAAATCCGTTCGCCCAACGTGCCCCGCGATGCCCACGACCCGAAATCCTCTGGCGGCCGGAAGGCACGCGGGTTGACCCATGTCCAAACCGCCGCCAACAGGACCAGGGGCAGCGCCCACCACCCGATCCACTGACGCGCATATATCGCCAGAACCAGAAGCGGCAAACACGTGAACCGCGTCCAGACGCTCAGCGGGTTGGCATGGCGCCGCCAGTCCGTGTCCTGCATGCCCATCAGACGTTCAGCGGCGCGGTAGATGTCCATCATCCCTGCCCCTTCACTGCGGCCAGTTCCGCCTCAAGCGCGGCTATGCGGGCGGCTTGCTTGTCCAACTCGGGACCGACAAGCTGCGCGATCTCGGACGCATCGAACCGTGGCGTGATGAATTGCGGACAGTTCCAGTCAAACGCCTCCACGGCGATGGTGACAACCCGCTCGACCCGGCCCTGCCCATCGACTGCGACCTGTTCGGCAAGCGCCGCAGTGTCACAGGCATTCTGGAACGTGGCGCGGCCCTGCACCTTCATCCGGGCCTTGCGCGGGTAGTCCATCAGAAACAGCGACACGCGGTTGTCACCCGCCACGTTGCCTTCGGAAATGTGCTGCTTGTTGCCACGATAATCGGCAAAGGCCAGCGTATGATCGTCCAGCACGGTCAGGAACCCGGCAGGCCCGCCGCGATGTTGGATGTAAGGCCAGCCGGTCTCGGACACCGTGGCCATGTAGAACGACGTGCGCGCGGCGATGAACGCCAGCTCATCAGGGCCAAGCGCGCGGGTGCGCGCGCCGTAGCTGCGCGCATACATGTCCGCAGAGCCGTCGGCCTCCTGCAACGCTTTCACAGCGTCCGTGAACATGATGTCGTCGTAGCGTTTCACACCCCTAAACCTTCATTGTTCCAAAAATATGCAAAATCCCGACCTCAGCCCGTCTGCAACAGGATCTGCTTCCAGATCGCCGTCTCGTCAAACAGCGTGTATTCGCGGCGCAGGCCCCAGGGGCCGAACTCGGCATGGGAAATCCCCAGCACGTACACCTCGGCCCCCGTCGGCGCACCGAAATAGCCCCAGCCGTCATGTTTGCCATGCAGCGCCCAGCGGATGGCGGCGCGCGGCGGCATCAAATCATCATCGCGGCCAATCTGGTGGTCGATAGTGAATGTCGCGTCGGGAAAGGACGCCCGCAGGCCCATCCAGAACCGGTCAACCGGGCCGTGACTGTGGCCCGTCACGCCGCCCGGATATTCGGATTGGACGGCGCGGTCATACTCTGCCGGGATGACCGCCATGTCTGCGCCCATGATCCGGGTCAGGATATCCGCATAGGTCTGGCCCCAGGCGTTGTCATTGCCACGGCCCTTGTAGGGGCCGGGTTTATCGGTGGCGGGTGTGAGCGGGCGCACCGCGTTCTCTCCCCCGCCCTCTCGTTCGATCAGGTCGGCGGCATATTCCTTGGCGTCCCAGCCGATCTGGTTCACGATGGCGGTCTGATCCCGGATCAGCCACTCGTCATTGATCTGGTCGTTGATCGCATGGCAGTCCGCAATGATCCGGTAGGTCAGCTTCTTGCCCGATGCCTTGCCGTAAACGCCGTCGGCCATGTGGGTCGCGGTCGACAGCAGCCGGTGCGACGACAGCATCCCCTCTTCCGGTGTCCCGCTCCAGATCACATCCTCGCCCAACAGCGTCCGGTCCGGGAACTCGGCCAAGGTCGCCATCGTGGCCCCAATGACCTTTTCGTTGCCTATGACCACAGATGCGGGCGACCGCACCACGATGTCGGGGCTGTAGTAATGATGCAGGGTCGCAATGCCGCGATCTTCCCAGATCTCCTTGGTGATGCCGATGATGTAGTCGGGGAAATCCTTCCACCGGTTCGAAAAACCCTTCATGTGGTCCATCCTTTGGGTATGCGGGCCGACCCGCGCAGGACCAGCGGTCCATCCAGCGCAACGCGGCGGGGTTTGGTGTCTGGATCGGCCAGCCGGTCCATCAGAATATCGACAGTGGCCCTGGCCATCTGCCCGGCGGGTTGGCGCACGGTTGTCAGATCATAGCTGGGCCAGGCCGACAGGGTCACATCGTCATATCCCACGACCGACACGTCGCCCGGCACGCTCAGGCCCAGTTCGAACCGCAGCACGTCCATCACGGCAAAGGCCATGTGATCATTGGCACAAAACACCGCATCCGGCCGTTCAGCCTGTGCAAACATCTCGCGTGCGACGCGTTTTGCCGTGTCGAAATTGAAGTCGCTCACGCCGCGCGCGCAAAGACGCTGCCCGGCGGCTTCGAGGCCGGCAACGAATCCGGCCTCGCGATCACGCTGGGTCGACGCGCCTTCCCACCCTGCGATATGCGCGATGCGGTCGTGCCCGCCCGCCACCAGGAATTCGGCCAGCTTGCGCCCGCCATGGTAGTTGTCCGAGGTCACCGACGACAGCCGATCATCATCCTGCGCCCGGTTGAACAGAACGATGGGAATACCCGCGGCCTCGCAGCGCTGCGTCAGATCATTGGACATGCCGACGCTGGCGGCAATGATCCCATCCACCTGATAGTCCAGAAGCTCTCGCATCACCTCGTCGGCATCCTCGTTCGAGTTCGAGGACATGAACACCAGCACGTGATAGCCCTGGTCCTGCAACGCACGGCTCAGCCGTTCGATGGCTTCGGGATAAAAGTGGTTTTCAAGATAGGCGACCACCAGACCGATGATGCGGCTGCGCCCGGTGATCAACGACCGGGCAAGCACATTGGGCCGATATCCCAGCGCATCCGCCGCCTGCCGCACCTTGTCGGCGGTGCGCTTGGACACCGACGCTCCGGGTGTAAACACACGGCTGACAGCCGACCGGGACACCCCCGCCCGTTCTGCCACATCCAGTGCTGTCACCTTGTCCGGCATCAGGCCCCCATCAATCCGCAGTCCATCCGCCATCGATCAGCATGGACGTGCCCGTGACCATCGCAGAGGCGTCAGACGCCAGAAACAGGACCGCTCCCATGATGTCCTCGACCTCGCCCACGCGGGGCAGTTTGATCTTGTCCATGATCCAGGCATAGCGGTCCGGGTCTTCAAAGGTCTTTGCCGTCAGCGCCGTGCGG
This DNA window, taken from uncultured Tateyamaria sp., encodes the following:
- a CDS encoding mandelate racemase/muconate lactonizing enzyme family protein, which encodes MQLKDLDIIVTAPPAPGWGGRYWCLVKVTTDTGIVGWGECYASSVGPDAMRAVITDVFERHMAGENPENVELMFRRAYSSGFTQRPDLTVMGAFSGLEIACWDILGKARERPVWALLGGKMNDRIRAYTYLYPLPHHGLDAFWTSPVLAAEAALDCVDRGYTAVKFDPAGPYTLRGGHMPGMRDISQSVAFCKTIREAVGDRADLLFGTHGQFTTAGAIRLGQALEPYSPLWFEEPIPPDAVEEMAKVARAVRIPVATGERLTTKAEFAPVLRSGAATILQPALGRAGGIWEMKKVAALAEVYNAQMAPHLYAGPVEWAANVHLATSIPNLLMCETIETPFHDQLIKGSIRVENGFITPPEAPGLGIEVDEDLARAHPYTGDGLHLQMQEAPCDYERGNSFEGGAPAPRD
- a CDS encoding CIA30 family protein, translating into MIRWAIAVALLCQPVMADDFELTPEWEYVADTVMGGVSRGQAREVALAGRAATRLTGTVSLDNNGGFVQIAFDLAGGEPFDASGYTGIALDVFGNGAEYDLRLRTDALTRPWQSFRTTFTAPAVWTTIDLPFTAFKPHRTEAVFDPAGLRRIGILAIGREMDADVAVAAVRLIR
- a CDS encoding RraA family protein, coding for MDNALHDLLRSVDTPTVCNAIEVAQGKRGFNAFTRGTMLASDPDGVIVGYARTARIRALAPPTEAPDVIKARRMAYYRYMSEGPRPSVCVVQDLDVPNAIGAYWGEVNTNIHKAFGLAGTLTDGVMRDLGDLADGYPVVAGSIGPSHGFVHVIDYDQPVRIHGLDIRPGDLVHADRHGAVVVPADVIPALADAIATLMRSEKIVFDAVKGKQIDFEQFETVWAAFEAART
- a CDS encoding cobalamin-independent methionine synthase II family protein gives rise to the protein MPVTTTHVGSLPRTQKVVDFIFAREREEAYDQVAFDAAMADAVDDTVARQVAAGVDIVSDGETSKISYATYVKDRYTGFSGDSPRNAPADLKQFPSFLKRLADDGGTPQYARPMCTGDVRSKGQGELEKDIANLKAAMAKHGVDRGFMNAASPGVISLFLQNDFYPTRDAYLAALADAMKAEYETIVGAGLDLQLDCPDLALSRHMLFNDLSDAEFLKIADAHVEALNHALADVPAEKVRVHICWGNYEGPHTCDVPMDTVFPTLMATKARYVLFETSNPRHAHEWTVFRDRKSEIPDDKVLVPGVVDTTTNFVEHPEVVRQRIDRFTDIVGADRVIAGSDCGFGTFAGFGSVDPEIAYAKLTALSEGAAMAKG
- a CDS encoding class I SAM-dependent methyltransferase codes for the protein MSGTPDDIQGVYDRQAAVYDAQRSRALFEARWLARFAAGLPDGARVLDLGCGTGEPIARWFKAEGFVVTGVDFSEPMLNIARTRWPDGDWRQADMRDFDLGEVFDGIIAWNSFFHLTAEAQRTCIARMARHLVTGGVLMLTVGPDAGEAQGTVGDEPVYHASLSPAEYATCFEANGLRLTGFLAEDPETNRHSVLMARKI
- a CDS encoding cupin domain-containing protein, which translates into the protein MTPAEMEPRIVRYGELMPCKTAFIDAHTPGSDQKENFTIIGGGVSESPDQHVHIGIPHGFNIGAAGQPPKCRNSLHSHRTAEVFFVLSGRWRFFWGRWGDAGEVVLEEGDIINIPTGIFRGFENIGTDYGMIMAILGGDDAGGGVIWAPQVIEDASAHGLVLGENGSLYDSKKGESLPEGIGPMPLLSDEALNEFPEMTPMQVVGYGVRRYWDMVALAKDTPCKVIGETGIIRDKPGFEVDLITRSSASEDMHSHDTPSVLMPMRGHWKVTWEGGSTTLAPGDTMSVPENLAHNAVPSMTGEASLYHIVGTEDPAGPTWMG
- a CDS encoding DUF6653 family protein; this translates as MMDIYRAAERLMGMQDTDWRRHANPLSVWTRFTCLPLLVLAIYARQWIGWWALPLVLLAAVWTWVNPRAFRPPEDFGSWASRGTLGERIFLARAEYDVAPHHIRAAHVLTALSAMGALPLIYGLIVLNPWATVLGLIATILPKVWFVDRMVWIHADVTQSTPGTALPDPTLPFERTTQ
- a CDS encoding pyridoxamine 5'-phosphate oxidase family protein, translated to MKRYDDIMFTDAVKALQEADGSADMYARSYGARTRALGPDELAFIAARTSFYMATVSETGWPYIQHRGGPAGFLTVLDDHTLAFADYRGNKQHISEGNVAGDNRVSLFLMDYPRKARMKVQGRATFQNACDTAALAEQVAVDGQGRVERVVTIAVEAFDWNCPQFITPRFDASEIAQLVGPELDKQAARIAALEAELAAVKGQG
- a CDS encoding ester cyclase, with translation MKGFSNRWKDFPDYIIGITKEIWEDRGIATLHHYYSPDIVVRSPASVVIGNEKVIGATMATLAEFPDRTLLGEDVIWSGTPEEGMLSSHRLLSTATHMADGVYGKASGKKLTYRIIADCHAINDQINDEWLIRDQTAIVNQIGWDAKEYAADLIEREGGGENAVRPLTPATDKPGPYKGRGNDNAWGQTYADILTRIMGADMAVIPAEYDRAVQSEYPGGVTGHSHGPVDRFWMGLRASFPDATFTIDHQIGRDDDLMPPRAAIRWALHGKHDGWGYFGAPTGAEVYVLGISHAEFGPWGLRREYTLFDETAIWKQILLQTG
- a CDS encoding LacI family DNA-binding transcriptional regulator; translated protein: MADGLRIDGGLMPDKVTALDVAERAGVSRSAVSRVFTPGASVSKRTADKVRQAADALGYRPNVLARSLITGRSRIIGLVVAYLENHFYPEAIERLSRALQDQGYHVLVFMSSNSNEDADEVMRELLDYQVDGIIAASVGMSNDLTQRCEAAGIPIVLFNRAQDDDRLSSVTSDNYHGGRKLAEFLVAGGHDRIAHIAGWEGASTQRDREAGFVAGLEAAGQRLCARGVSDFNFDTAKRVAREMFAQAERPDAVFCANDHMAFAVMDVLRFELGLSVPGDVSVVGYDDVTLSAWPSYDLTTVRQPAGQMARATVDILMDRLADPDTKPRRVALDGPLVLRGSARIPKGWTT